A single Arcobacter sp. FWKO B DNA region contains:
- a CDS encoding molybdopterin molybdotransferase MoeA: protein MSKLTYKESLEKIINLKVETTTSKVYLMDSLGKILAHDIKALKNSPAFPTAAMDGYAINLSLNETNNEFSLVDISPAGVVVQTQIAQNNCIKTFTGSLMPKGSDTLVPIENIEIKDNKIYIQKPVPIGFAVMGVGENYKENEVLIPKGTKIDFAHIGVMASLNIVFVEVFNSPIVGICSTGTEILDIGEVQTNESQIRSSNHLTLEAIAKKYNCHTRQLGLIEDNKDSISQAIKNGLSSCDIVVTTGGVSVGDYDFVKDIVIGELSADIVFKGVDIKPGMHIIVAQLGNKFICSLPGFAYSSTVTFLLYCLPIIFKFRGSYESLEILSATAKTPYKNTTQKTVFVASNLTYTKSNRYEIDTNGKKSGTSAILTNLLNNSVLAILEPNKCYDSGEEISFIKL, encoded by the coding sequence ATGTCAAAATTAACCTACAAAGAATCATTAGAAAAAATTATAAATTTAAAAGTCGAAACTACAACTTCAAAAGTTTATCTTATGGATAGTTTGGGAAAGATCCTAGCTCATGATATTAAAGCTTTGAAAAATTCTCCAGCATTTCCAACAGCAGCTATGGATGGCTATGCTATTAACCTCTCTTTAAATGAAACAAACAATGAGTTTTCACTTGTGGATATCTCACCAGCTGGTGTTGTTGTACAGACACAAATAGCTCAAAATAATTGTATTAAAACCTTTACTGGTTCTCTTATGCCAAAAGGGAGTGATACTCTTGTTCCTATTGAAAATATTGAAATAAAAGATAATAAAATTTATATACAAAAACCTGTTCCTATTGGCTTTGCTGTGATGGGAGTAGGGGAGAATTATAAAGAAAATGAAGTACTTATACCAAAGGGCACTAAAATAGATTTTGCTCATATTGGTGTAATGGCAAGTTTAAATATTGTTTTTGTAGAAGTTTTCAATTCACCTATTGTAGGAATATGTTCAACTGGAACCGAAATACTAGATATAGGAGAAGTTCAAACAAATGAGTCACAAATAAGAAGCTCAAATCATCTTACACTTGAAGCAATAGCAAAAAAATACAATTGTCATACTAGACAGCTTGGACTTATTGAGGATAATAAAGACTCAATATCACAAGCTATAAAAAATGGGCTTAGCAGTTGTGATATAGTTGTAACAACTGGTGGAGTAAGTGTAGGTGATTATGATTTTGTAAAAGATATTGTAATTGGTGAACTTAGTGCTGATATTGTCTTTAAAGGTGTTGATATAAAACCTGGGATGCATATTATTGTAGCACAACTTGGTAATAAATTTATATGTTCTCTTCCTGGCTTTGCATATAGTAGTACAGTTACATTTTTACTATATTGTTTGCCTATAATTTTTAAATTTCGTGGTAGTTATGAGTCTTTGGAAATATTAAGTGCCACAGCTAAAACTCCATACAAAAATACAACACAAAAAACAGTTTTTGTTGCTTCAAATTTAACATACACTAAAAGTAATAGATATGAGATAGATACAAATGGGAAAAAAAGTGGTACAAGTGCTATTCTAACAAATTTGTTAAATAATAGTGTACTAGCAATTTTGGAGCCAAATAAATGCTATGATAGTGGAGAAGAGATATCTTTCATAAAGCTATAA